Proteins encoded within one genomic window of Bacillus thuringiensis:
- a CDS encoding DUF1835 domain-containing protein → MIDKIKNVVEDMYEDEAKHLLQSILIQLNLLEKNYSEDSIKNLMDIPRQLTSNTTYKKNVKESTHVHIAFDDSTAGCLKYMLSQEERLEERVVAFSEFFSIGPINKLHTNEGQLARQKWLVNNLTAYDSYFEEEYLPRFIETMEELHSIPIETPITIWKANNAHEQVGLCVVLAQLKDKKNIRVMNTSEASKEILKLEYDIRGTGELAPESLALIHKSFVELPYLTVEKRMQFEHEWDSLSKSTEFLRVWTDNEVHSVQEGYFDQFIIECAKRVGADKGFTKAPIVIGEALGLVEQLVGDTFLEYRLKQLIKKEVFEFVGSLEEMRFYSVKLRK, encoded by the coding sequence GTGATAGATAAAATCAAAAATGTTGTAGAGGACATGTACGAAGATGAAGCAAAACATTTACTTCAAAGTATTCTGATTCAGTTAAATTTATTAGAAAAAAATTATAGTGAAGATTCAATTAAAAATTTGATGGATATTCCTAGGCAACTAACGAGTAATACAACTTATAAAAAAAATGTAAAAGAAAGTACGCACGTACATATTGCGTTTGATGATTCAACTGCTGGGTGTTTAAAATATATGCTTAGCCAAGAAGAACGATTGGAAGAGAGAGTTGTCGCTTTTTCTGAATTCTTTTCAATAGGACCGATAAATAAGTTACATACAAATGAGGGGCAACTAGCAAGACAAAAATGGTTAGTAAACAACTTAACCGCTTATGATAGTTATTTTGAAGAAGAGTATTTACCAAGATTTATTGAAACTATGGAAGAACTACATTCTATTCCTATTGAAACTCCTATTACGATTTGGAAAGCAAATAACGCACACGAACAAGTAGGTCTATGTGTTGTATTGGCACAATTAAAAGATAAGAAAAACATTCGAGTTATGAATACGTCAGAAGCAAGTAAAGAAATATTAAAACTAGAGTATGATATTCGTGGAACTGGAGAGTTAGCGCCTGAAAGTTTAGCCCTAATTCATAAAAGTTTTGTAGAATTGCCTTATTTAACTGTGGAGAAACGTATGCAGTTTGAACATGAGTGGGATAGTCTATCGAAAAGTACGGAATTTTTAAGAGTTTGGACAGACAATGAAGTGCATTCTGTACAAGAAGGTTATTTTGATCAATTTATAATTGAATGTGCGAAAAGAGTAGGTGCTGATAAAGGGTTTACTAAAGCTCCTATAGTGATTGGTGAAGCACTTGGTCTTGTGGAACAATTGGTTGGAGATACTTTTTTAGAATATCGCTTGAAACAATTAATTAAAAAAGAAGTATTTGAATTTGTAGGTTCACTAGAAGAAATGCGCTTTTATAGTGTGAAGTTAAGGAAATAA
- the cypA gene encoding cytochrome P450 yields MSMKNKVGRRIEDGINLASAQFKEDAYEIYKESRKMQPILFVNKTELGAEWLITRYEDALPLLKDSRLKKDPANVFSQDTLNVFLTVDNSDNLTTHMLNSDPPNHNRLRSLVQKAFTPKMIAQLEGRIQHIADDLLNEVERKGSLNLVDDYSFPLPIIVISEMLGIPKEDQAKFRIWSHAVIAYPETPEEIKETEKQLSEFITYLQYLVGMKRKEPKEDLVSALILAESEGHKLSARELYSMIMLLIVAGHETTVNLITNTVLALLENPNQLQLLKENPKLIDAAIEEGLRYYSPVEVTTSRWADEPFQIHDRTIEKGDMVVIALASANRDETVFEHPEVFDITRENNRHIAFGHGSHFCLGAPLARLEAKIAITTLFNRMPKLQIKGNREEIKWQGNYLMRSLEELPLTF; encoded by the coding sequence ATGTCAATGAAAAATAAAGTTGGCCGAAGAATAGAAGATGGCATTAATTTAGCTTCAGCTCAGTTTAAAGAAGATGCATATGAAATTTATAAAGAATCGAGAAAAATGCAACCTATCTTATTTGTGAATAAAACTGAATTAGGTGCAGAATGGCTTATTACAAGATATGAAGATGCTTTGCCGCTGTTAAAAGACAGTCGCTTAAAAAAAGATCCGGCCAATGTATTTTCTCAAGATACATTGAATGTCTTTCTTACTGTTGACAATAGTGATAATTTGACGACACATATGTTAAATTCAGATCCACCTAACCACAATCGTTTACGATCACTCGTACAAAAAGCTTTTACACCGAAGATGATCGCACAATTGGAAGGAAGAATTCAGCATATCGCAGATGATTTATTGAACGAAGTCGAACGAAAAGGTTCATTAAACCTTGTTGATGATTATTCATTTCCTTTACCAATCATTGTGATAAGTGAAATGCTCGGCATTCCAAAAGAAGATCAAGCGAAATTTAGAATTTGGTCTCACGCTGTCATTGCTTATCCGGAAACACCAGAAGAAATAAAAGAAACTGAAAAGCAACTATCTGAGTTTATTACATATCTTCAATATTTAGTTGGTATGAAACGAAAAGAGCCGAAAGAAGACTTGGTTAGTGCTTTAATACTTGCAGAGAGTGAAGGGCATAAGCTTAGCGCCCGAGAACTATATTCAATGATAATGCTATTAATTGTCGCAGGACATGAGACGACAGTGAATTTAATTACAAATACGGTATTAGCGCTTCTCGAAAATCCGAATCAATTACAGTTATTGAAAGAAAATCCAAAATTAATTGATGCTGCTATTGAGGAAGGATTACGATATTATTCTCCGGTTGAGGTTACAACTTCAAGATGGGCAGATGAACCTTTTCAAATTCACGATCGAACAATTGAAAAAGGAGATATGGTTGTCATTGCTTTAGCTTCTGCAAACCGTGATGAAACAGTATTTGAGCATCCGGAAGTATTCGATATTACTCGCGAGAACAATCGTCATATTGCCTTTGGGCATGGTAGTCATTTCTGCTTAGGAGCACCGCTTGCTAGGTTGGAAGCAAAAATTGCTATTACTACGTTATTTAATCGAATGCCTAAACTACAAATAAAAGGGAATCGAGAAGAAATCAAATGGCAAGGTAATTATTTAATGCGTTCTTTAGAGGAATTACCATTAACATTCTAG
- a CDS encoding MFS transporter yields MSTNVETKQNNGVSQVLKNRFVQGILASALFLQIGIWVRNFAVLLYVMEMTKGDAFAISMISVAEFAPIFIFSFIGGTFADRWKPKKTMIWCETLSSISVFAVLITLMFGTWKIVFFVTLISAILSQFSQPSGMKLFKQHLSAEQIQLAMSIYQTIFAIFMVLGPILGTFIFHSFGIYISIIITGIAFLLAAAVLLFLPKDLENDNEKKEITLLQEMLDGIKYVKKKKALTLLGFCFMAAGLGIGLIQPLGIFIVTEQLGLSKESLQWLLTVNGAGMIVGGALAMVFAKNVAPQKMLIIGMLGQAIGIGIIGYSTNLWVTLTAQLFSGLALPCIQIGINTLIIQNSDTDFIGRVNGILSPLFTGSMVVTMSIAGSLKEMFSLSMMYEGTALLFIIGLLFILPIYNLKPVIAVESEMNSKGSAVQHES; encoded by the coding sequence ATGTCGACAAATGTAGAAACGAAACAAAATAATGGGGTATCACAAGTATTGAAGAATAGATTTGTACAGGGAATTTTAGCTTCAGCATTATTTTTACAAATTGGAATATGGGTTCGGAACTTTGCCGTATTACTATATGTAATGGAAATGACAAAAGGTGATGCTTTTGCTATTTCGATGATTTCAGTTGCGGAGTTTGCTCCAATTTTCATCTTTTCCTTTATTGGTGGAACGTTTGCTGATAGGTGGAAGCCGAAGAAGACAATGATATGGTGTGAAACGTTAAGTTCTATTTCAGTATTTGCTGTATTAATCACTCTTATGTTTGGTACGTGGAAAATTGTGTTTTTTGTCACGCTTATTTCTGCAATCCTTTCGCAGTTTTCTCAACCATCTGGAATGAAATTATTTAAACAGCATTTATCGGCAGAACAAATTCAATTAGCGATGTCTATTTATCAAACAATATTTGCGATATTTATGGTGTTAGGACCGATTCTTGGAACATTTATTTTTCATAGTTTTGGAATTTATATTTCAATCATTATTACAGGTATCGCTTTTTTACTTGCAGCAGCTGTGTTATTATTTCTTCCGAAAGATCTTGAGAATGATAACGAGAAGAAAGAAATCACTCTATTACAGGAAATGCTTGATGGTATTAAATATGTGAAAAAGAAAAAGGCATTAACTTTGCTAGGGTTTTGTTTTATGGCTGCAGGACTAGGTATAGGATTGATTCAGCCATTAGGTATATTTATCGTGACTGAGCAGTTAGGGCTGTCAAAAGAGAGTTTACAATGGTTACTAACAGTAAATGGTGCAGGAATGATTGTTGGCGGTGCTTTAGCGATGGTATTTGCAAAAAATGTTGCGCCGCAAAAAATGTTAATTATCGGTATGCTCGGTCAGGCAATCGGCATCGGTATTATAGGTTATTCCACAAATTTATGGGTAACACTCACAGCACAACTTTTTAGTGGGTTAGCTCTTCCGTGTATCCAAATAGGTATTAATACGCTTATTATTCAAAATAGTGATACAGATTTTATTGGTCGTGTAAATGGCATTTTAAGTCCACTATTCACTGGTTCGATGGTAGTAACAATGAGTATAGCTGGTTCATTAAAAGAAATGTTTTCACTAAGTATGATGTATGAGGGCACAGCTTTACTATTTATAATTGGATTATTATTTATTTTACCTATATACAATTTAAAGCCAGTAATAGCGGTAGAAAGTGAAATGAATAGTAAAGGAAGTGCTGTGCAACATGAATCCTAA
- a CDS encoding Vat family streptogramin A O-acetyltransferase, translating into MNPNPNVKYPIEGNRNVHFIKNTITKANIHVGDYSYYDAKDGETFEDRVLHHYEFLGDHLIIGKFCCIANGVTFIMNGANHRMDGFSAYPFNIFGNGWEKYTPSLTDLPYKGDTVIGNDVWIGMDTTIMPGINIGDGAIIAAKSVVTRDVAPYTIVGGNPANKIKDRFTNTIIEELLQIQWWHFDIEKITENIDTIVQGDIEPLRKLKRE; encoded by the coding sequence ATGAATCCTAATCCAAATGTTAAATACCCTATTGAAGGAAATAGAAATGTTCACTTTATAAAAAATACAATAACGAAAGCTAATATACATGTTGGAGACTATTCATATTATGATGCGAAAGATGGAGAAACATTTGAAGATCGAGTATTACATCATTATGAATTTCTTGGAGATCACCTTATTATTGGAAAGTTTTGTTGTATTGCAAATGGAGTTACCTTTATTATGAACGGGGCGAATCATCGGATGGATGGATTTTCGGCATACCCATTTAATATATTTGGAAATGGATGGGAGAAATATACACCTAGTTTGACTGATTTACCATACAAAGGAGATACAGTTATAGGAAATGACGTTTGGATTGGTATGGATACAACGATTATGCCTGGGATAAACATAGGTGATGGTGCAATCATTGCAGCTAAATCTGTTGTGACTAGAGACGTCGCACCATATACAATTGTTGGTGGAAACCCTGCAAATAAAATAAAGGACCGATTTACAAATACAATAATAGAGGAATTATTGCAAATTCAATGGTGGCATTTTGACATTGAAAAAATAACTGAAAATATAGATACTATTGTACAAGGGGATATAGAGCCATTAAGAAAGCTAAAAAGGGAATAA
- a CDS encoding DUF1540 domain-containing protein: protein MAQDVLCEVNNCKFWANGNKCSADAIYVVSHKGKQASTTEETDCKTFDPEV, encoded by the coding sequence ATGGCACAAGACGTTTTATGTGAAGTAAACAACTGTAAATTTTGGGCTAACGGCAATAAATGTAGCGCAGACGCAATTTATGTAGTAAGTCATAAAGGAAAACAAGCATCGACTACGGAAGAAACAGATTGCAAAACTTTTGATCCAGAAGTATAA
- a CDS encoding PadR family transcriptional regulator, which translates to MYVDILLLAELTSGPKYGYEIKKNIQNRLGENFELNHNMLYPSLRRFENMGAITKKVHTQVGKPNRNMYDITETGEEIFSEMLREFPEKLATNNIEFLVRIALFEKLDYEARKEVLTIRQDILHKQLTAIQSLDASSSFITEVIEFSKSRIEHELLWITSLMKKI; encoded by the coding sequence ATGTATGTTGATATTTTATTGCTGGCAGAATTGACGTCAGGGCCAAAATATGGCTATGAAATTAAGAAAAATATCCAAAATCGGTTAGGAGAGAATTTTGAATTAAATCATAATATGCTTTATCCTTCTCTTCGACGTTTTGAGAATATGGGGGCTATAACGAAAAAAGTACATACACAAGTCGGTAAGCCAAACCGAAATATGTACGACATAACTGAAACAGGAGAAGAAATCTTTTCTGAAATGTTGCGCGAGTTTCCCGAAAAACTTGCGACAAACAATATAGAATTTCTTGTTCGTATCGCGCTATTTGAAAAACTTGATTATGAAGCTAGAAAAGAAGTTTTAACAATACGCCAAGACATACTACATAAACAACTTACTGCTATTCAATCTCTAGATGCTAGCTCATCTTTTATTACAGAAGTCATTGAATTTAGTAAATCACGTATCGAACATGAATTGCTCTGGATTACATCACTTATGAAGAAAATATGA
- a CDS encoding cytochrome P450 produces the protein MASPENVILVHEISKLKTKEELWNPYEWYQFMRDNHPVYYDEEQDVWNVFLYEDVNRVLSDYRLFSSRRERRQFSIPPLETRININSTDPPEHRNVRSIVSKAFTPRSLEQWKPRIQAIANELVQHIGKYSEVNIVEEFAAPLPVTVISDLLGVPTTDRKKIKAWSDILFMPYSKEKFNDLDAEKGIALNEFKTYLLPIVQEKRYLLTDDIISDLIRAEYEGERLTDEEIVTFSLGLLAAGNETTTNLIINSFYCFLVDSPGTYKELRKEPKLISKAIEEVLRYRFPVTLARRITEDTNIFGPLMKKDQMVVAWVSAANLDEKKFAQASKFNIHRIGNEKHLTFGKGAHFCLGAPLARLEAEIALSTFINAFEKIELSSSFDLEKCILENEQTLKFLPICLKTQ, from the coding sequence ATGGCTTCGCCTGAAAATGTAATTTTAGTTCATGAAATTTCAAAGCTGAAAACGAAAGAAGAATTGTGGAATCCGTATGAGTGGTATCAATTTATGAGGGATAATCACCCCGTATATTATGATGAAGAGCAAGATGTTTGGAATGTATTTTTGTATGAAGATGTAAATCGAGTTTTATCGGATTATCGCTTGTTTTCAAGTAGAAGAGAACGAAGACAATTCTCAATCCCACCTTTAGAAACTCGAATAAATATCAATTCTACTGATCCGCCAGAACATCGTAATGTACGTTCTATCGTTTCTAAAGCATTTACTCCAAGAAGTTTAGAACAATGGAAACCTCGAATACAGGCTATCGCAAATGAACTTGTACAACATATTGGAAAATATAGTGAAGTTAATATCGTTGAAGAGTTTGCAGCCCCTTTACCTGTTACCGTCATATCCGATTTATTAGGAGTGCCAACAACTGACCGTAAAAAAATTAAAGCATGGTCTGATATTTTATTTATGCCGTATAGTAAAGAAAAGTTTAATGATCTGGATGCAGAAAAGGGGATAGCACTAAATGAATTTAAAACATATCTTCTACCGATCGTTCAGGAAAAGAGATACCTTTTAACCGATGATATTATCTCAGATTTAATACGAGCTGAATATGAAGGCGAAAGATTAACTGATGAAGAAATTGTTACTTTTTCATTAGGTTTATTAGCGGCTGGTAATGAAACAACTACAAATTTAATTATTAATAGTTTTTATTGTTTCTTAGTGGATTCACCTGGAACATATAAAGAATTAAGAAAAGAACCTAAATTAATTTCAAAAGCGATTGAGGAAGTATTACGCTATCGCTTTCCTGTTACATTAGCTAGGAGAATTACAGAAGACACCAATATATTTGGACCTTTAATGAAAAAGGATCAAATGGTTGTTGCATGGGTTAGTGCAGCAAACTTAGATGAGAAAAAGTTTGCACAAGCCTCTAAATTTAATATACACCGAATAGGAAATGAAAAGCATTTAACATTTGGTAAAGGTGCTCACTTTTGCTTAGGAGCACCACTTGCACGTTTAGAAGCTGAGATTGCTTTAAGTACTTTTATAAATGCTTTTGAAAAAATAGAGTTATCTTCATCTTTCGATTTAGAAAAATGTATATTGGAGAATGAACAAACTTTGAAATTCTTACCTATCTGCTTAAAAACTCAATAA
- a CDS encoding cysteine dioxygenase family protein gives MLTCNGSKTFQTFIKAVTDLINSNLLEDQIVCGIEKLLEELLEKKTWLPLEKQKANSAQYARHLLYEDPLNRFEVLALVWKDGQSTPLHDHDGTWGVEGVFTGRIMVQNFIQTKQLENSLVYLTHTGNLYLGEGETDKVIPPADCHILEIAKYESVVTIHVYGKRLEKFKVYVPTKEKNVYTCETKYIRYNS, from the coding sequence ATGTTAACGTGTAATGGAAGTAAGACGTTCCAAACATTTATTAAAGCTGTAACAGATTTAATAAATAGTAATTTGTTAGAAGATCAAATTGTTTGTGGGATTGAAAAATTATTAGAAGAACTTTTAGAAAAGAAAACATGGCTTCCGTTAGAAAAACAGAAGGCGAATTCGGCTCAATATGCACGACACTTATTATATGAAGATCCTTTAAATCGTTTTGAAGTATTAGCTCTTGTATGGAAAGATGGACAATCGACTCCTTTACATGATCATGATGGCACATGGGGAGTAGAAGGCGTATTTACAGGAAGAATAATGGTGCAGAACTTTATACAAACTAAGCAGCTTGAAAATTCACTTGTTTATTTAACTCATACAGGAAATCTTTATTTGGGAGAAGGAGAAACAGATAAAGTCATTCCACCAGCTGATTGTCATATCCTTGAAATAGCCAAATATGAAAGCGTTGTCACTATTCATGTTTACGGAAAACGTTTAGAAAAGTTTAAAGTATACGTCCCAACTAAAGAAAAGAATGTATACACGTGTGAGACAAAATATATTCGTTATAATTCATAG
- a CDS encoding Cof-type HAD-IIB family hydrolase: protein MKLIAIDLDGTLLSGNKMISKENAEAIRKCQEAGHVVAICTGRSIVDIERLLLEVNLECPIIAENGALIYNDKKMMERYPIQNMQALEIVNYLEENGLYYQLYTNKGVYVPEYGVESVRNEIDYVKNSNENIDLKELETIAALYLEHTAFFSAESCKPIVETDIHVHKLLPFSYDMEKLKKLKETFLHNTDLAITSSYWHNLEINHRDAQKGNGLYTLAEHLNIPVENTVAIGDGLNDVSMMEKANLSIAMGNAVEEIKSMCQYETLTNEEHGVAYALYKYVM, encoded by the coding sequence ATGAAATTAATCGCAATTGATTTAGATGGAACTCTTCTTTCGGGGAATAAAATGATTAGTAAAGAGAATGCAGAGGCAATTCGAAAATGTCAGGAAGCAGGCCATGTTGTAGCAATTTGTACAGGTCGTTCTATCGTCGATATTGAACGATTGTTGTTAGAAGTTAATTTGGAGTGTCCAATTATTGCCGAAAATGGTGCGCTTATATATAATGATAAAAAAATGATGGAGAGATATCCAATTCAAAATATGCAGGCGCTTGAGATTGTGAATTATCTTGAAGAAAATGGATTATATTATCAGCTTTATACTAATAAAGGTGTGTACGTACCGGAATATGGAGTAGAGAGTGTACGTAATGAAATCGATTATGTGAAAAATTCAAATGAAAATATCGATTTGAAAGAGTTAGAAACGATTGCAGCATTATACCTTGAACATACAGCATTTTTTAGTGCAGAAAGTTGTAAACCAATTGTAGAAACAGACATACATGTGCATAAGCTTTTACCATTTTCTTATGACATGGAAAAATTAAAAAAGTTAAAAGAAACGTTTCTGCATAATACTGATTTAGCAATTACATCTTCCTATTGGCATAATTTAGAGATTAATCATCGAGATGCTCAAAAAGGAAATGGACTATATACTTTAGCAGAACATCTGAATATTCCAGTTGAAAATACTGTAGCGATAGGTGATGGGCTAAACGATGTATCTATGATGGAAAAAGCAAATCTATCAATTGCAATGGGAAATGCAGTTGAAGAAATAAAATCTATGTGTCAATACGAAACATTGACTAATGAAGAACACGGTGTTGCATATGCTTTATATAAATATGTAATGTAA
- a CDS encoding PAS domain-containing sensor histidine kinase yields the protein MNARLMELIDVSTIETMAEQFYQLTNISHQLLDAEKECIFSFGINETKICKLPKIEIPIFLYNQHLGSFVVWSNKSEIFNCQKYFEMLSSLIIDGATKVFQSKNTTLLSRKEEELHTILQNMPVMVDALDYNGDFVLWNRECEIVTGYTAEEIIGNPNALQLLYPDHNYRHRIQTKFLTCGKNFRDWEMHLTCKNGETKTIMWSNISEQFPVTGFSYWAVGVDITHLKAIEEQLKQQTSELELIFKALPDLCFLTEVDGTIIDYKAGSPTKFYVPAEAFMGKKFFEVLPPPVAQQFQEAIHQVKEKETNVIVEYPLAINGSIDFFEARCLPLLHDKIMIIVRDITERKKTEELLNKSDTLAAIGQLAAGVAHEVRNPLTVIKGFIQLFQINKEDQEKYFDLMLSEIERIEAILQEFLSIAKTDEINTEQKNIYQIYKNVVSLMNTKAIMTNIQVELYTDTKDISIECSENQLKQVFINILQNSIEAMPNGGKIAIHLKEIKDEGVIIHVIDEGIGIPEERIKRLGEPFYSTKEKGTGIGLMLSYKIIESHQGKISIMSEIGVGTTVTIYLPKVQSKESLSNCDDTCISIRSSINS from the coding sequence ATGAATGCGCGGCTAATGGAACTTATTGATGTGAGTACAATAGAAACCATGGCAGAACAATTTTATCAATTAACCAACATATCACATCAACTTCTTGATGCTGAAAAAGAATGTATATTTTCTTTTGGAATAAATGAGACGAAAATATGTAAACTTCCCAAAATTGAAATCCCCATTTTTTTATACAATCAACATTTAGGATCTTTTGTAGTATGGTCAAACAAAAGTGAAATTTTCAATTGTCAAAAATATTTTGAAATGCTTTCAAGTCTAATTATAGATGGGGCAACAAAAGTATTTCAAAGTAAAAATACAACATTGCTTTCTCGAAAAGAGGAGGAATTACACACGATTTTACAAAACATGCCTGTTATGGTTGATGCGCTTGATTATAATGGAGATTTTGTTTTGTGGAATCGAGAGTGTGAAATTGTAACAGGTTATACCGCTGAAGAAATAATAGGGAATCCAAATGCACTTCAACTATTGTACCCGGATCATAATTATCGTCATCGAATACAAACGAAATTTTTAACTTGTGGAAAAAATTTCAGAGATTGGGAAATGCACTTAACGTGTAAAAATGGTGAAACCAAAACAATTATGTGGTCCAATATATCAGAACAGTTTCCTGTAACAGGATTTAGCTACTGGGCTGTTGGTGTAGATATTACACATTTAAAAGCGATAGAAGAGCAATTAAAACAACAAACGTCGGAATTGGAATTAATTTTTAAAGCTTTACCAGATCTATGTTTCTTAACAGAAGTTGATGGCACAATTATAGATTATAAAGCAGGCTCCCCTACAAAATTTTACGTACCGGCAGAAGCTTTTATGGGAAAAAAGTTTTTCGAAGTATTACCACCTCCAGTTGCACAGCAGTTTCAGGAAGCTATTCATCAAGTGAAGGAAAAAGAAACGAATGTAATTGTTGAATACCCTCTTGCAATTAATGGAAGTATTGATTTCTTTGAGGCTAGATGCTTACCATTATTACATGATAAAATTATGATTATTGTACGCGATATTACAGAGCGGAAAAAGACCGAAGAATTACTAAATAAATCAGATACACTTGCAGCAATCGGCCAATTAGCAGCTGGTGTTGCTCATGAAGTGAGGAATCCATTAACAGTCATTAAAGGGTTTATACAGTTATTCCAAATTAATAAAGAAGATCAAGAAAAATATTTTGATTTAATGCTTTCTGAAATTGAAAGAATAGAAGCGATTCTTCAAGAGTTTTTATCAATTGCTAAAACAGATGAAATAAATACAGAACAAAAAAATATATATCAAATTTATAAAAATGTCGTATCGTTAATGAATACAAAAGCAATTATGACCAATATACAGGTTGAACTATATACAGACACCAAAGATATAAGTATTGAATGCTCAGAAAATCAGTTGAAACAAGTGTTTATTAATATTTTGCAAAATTCAATCGAAGCTATGCCAAATGGCGGGAAAATTGCGATTCATTTAAAAGAGATAAAAGATGAGGGTGTCATTATTCATGTAATTGATGAAGGAATAGGGATACCTGAAGAAAGAATTAAGAGATTAGGTGAGCCTTTTTATAGTACGAAAGAGAAAGGTACCGGCATCGGGTTAATGTTAAGTTATAAAATTATTGAAAGTCATCAAGGGAAAATAAGCATTATGAGTGAGATTGGTGTCGGGACGACAGTAACGATTTATTTGCCGAAAGTTCAGAGTAAAGAATCTCTATCAAATTGTGACGATACATGTATATCGATACGTTCTAGTATTAACTCTTAA